The Stieleria maiorica genome includes the window GCTTTGGGGATTGATCCAACTGCTGCTGTGTTTGAAGAAGTTGCCGCTCGGTCGTTTCTGACTGCCGATTGTATTCGTCAACTTGTTGTTGATACTCAGCATCGTACACCCCTCCCGATTGTGGCGCGCAACCTGTGGACGAACGAAAAGCGATCTATCGGCGCACGCGGACGATTGCGGATAGACCTCGCGCCAGAAATCTGTCGGCTCTGGTGTGGGCCGGTTACAGGATCCGATTAGAGCGGATCCTGCAGAGAGTGCCAGTTTCTCGGGGCCCAGGAAAACTTGAGTTGAGCGGCGGCAGACCAGTCCGATTCGGCGGCAGCCTCCTTCTCACCTTCTGGCTCGCTTTTCAGGGAACGAACAAAGCTCGATTTCAAAGCCCAGCGGGCTGACAGAGTGTTTGCCGGGCCCGTCAGGGCCCGGTCTCGAATGGCAACTTCAACGCAGGCCTGGAAGGCCGACACAGTGCGCGGCGATCGATCCGGCACGGTGGATGGCGTTGCCCCTTCAGGGCTGGTGTAGCGGACATTCAACCGATGACTCACCGGACTGTAAATTGAAATGTTTTCGACGAATGAACGCAATAGTACATCCGTCGTCGCTCCCTTCTCCCGCACCGTCCGCTCTCCAAATCCACTGGCAACGTAGTCGGATTGTATCACGGAGGTCGCTGGGGATCGCCATCGTCCGGTGTTCGGTTCAATCAGCCTTCTTCCGGTCGATCGAAAGAAAGTAGCGATTCGCAGCGGTGGACTCAAACGACGTTGGTCGAGGATCGCCAGGATAGGGGAAGCAGTTGATGAAGTGTTCGTCGTCAAAACGAAAGATACCGGGTAGAGTCTGCCCGTCACGTGGGCCACCCACGTAGGTGACGTCGATCTTGTATGGCTTGTCCGAAACATCAATTTCGAAAGTGGCATGCCCGACTTCTTCGTCATCGGCAACGAACACGATCTTTCGGTTTTCGATTCGGTAGGACCGATTGTCTCGCCCCTCTGAGGTGTCCTTCCCGTGGATGATCCACTTCTCCGCCTTCCAGTTCCCTTGCAGCTTTTGAAGCACCATGGTTTCTAACTGCGATTCGTCGGCGTCCATCGATAGTGCCGCGGTCGCAAGTAGGCCTGCGGCAACGAACAAACAGATCAGTCGCATGTTTACTCAAACCTCATTTGGTAAAACGGTGCACCTCCAAGACGGATGTGAAAGTGCCAAAACCCGACGGCGATGTCCTTACCCGATTTCACCCGTCTCTTCAGGGACTGTGCCGGCAGCGTTTACGGCACTATCGAGTGCGGCGACGAATTCGTCAAATCCTGTACTGCTCGCTGCACGGAAAAAGTAGACCGCCTTAATGTACTCAAAACGGAGGAATCACCCCGGCATCGTGCAGACAGAGAAGGACACCACAGGTCATCACGCATAGGGAGAGAACAGCGAGTAAGACAGCAAACCCTCTCGATCCCGTTGCGTAGCATCTTGCCGAGCAGAGCAGCATCGCCGATGAAACAACGAGCGACAACAAAAACAAAGCGCCGAAGCGACCCAGATCGATCGCGTTGATCGCCCAAAGCCCGCCGGTGAGTAACGCCGTGAATGCCTCCAGAACAGCGAACGCGAACGCAATGACTGAACGACCCGGAAAGCGTTGTCCCAGCCAGGGAAAAACATTGCTTTCGATGGGGGATGGGGCCGAGTAGGGATTAACGTCTGCGGGCATGGTGATTCGGCGATTCCGGTATTGAATGACCCCACACAGTGATGTGCGGCGTCGGTTGATGATGTAACCATGCGGTGTAGCGTCGACTAACGGCTGACATCCTCCGCCGGCGGCCAACGCACCACCAACCCATTCACCCGAAATAAGAGCGAATCCTGGCGGAGCGTGCCAGAATCTCAGTCCCAGGCGAATTCGAATGACGCGATGCTGACCGGTCCGCTTTGTCGGCAGGCTCCATTGTGCTTCCATGATCGCTTTACGGTTATCAAACGTACCAGACGCGACGAAATGTCATCCTTCGCGCCCAAAGCAGCAACCGTTGGTGTCTAGCCTTTAGGCGATTCCCGGTCGCTGCTTTGCAGCGACAGTGAGCGGATAAAGCCTGCACACCCGCGGCGCGAGCATCGTCCGCATGTTTCGTCACTTTACCGGAGCATTCGCCTAGTCATGGAGTCTCGACCATGGAAAGTCCGTGTCGATGCGCAACGCACTGTTGCAGGCACAACCTCACGGAAGTGACCGCAGGCAGTTGAAACCGGCGCAGATCTGCAGTTAACCGTCGTCGGCCGCTGGTGCGCGTCGGGTGGTTGTCAAAAACTCGCGTCGGTCTTTGGCGCCGACTGCATTTCGGTCAACTCGCAACGAACGTCGCCTGGTCCAACCTCAGCGGCCAAACGCCCGCGATCGATAGGACCAATAGAACAGATGGGACCTATAAGTCCGATGTGTCCTATTGGTCCCATTGCACGATTGTCGCCCCACCAGCGAGGAACGGCAAAACGATGGGGGCAAAACGATAGCAAGAAGGACATCTCGGCAACCTGACCTCACGCTGTAGTTGGATCATCCTGTCCCGAATCGTTCTGCCACTCTCTCCCCATCATCGTCTTGCCCTCATTGTTTTGCCCCATATTCGATTCATCGATTGCTGCTCCACGCCACCTTGGCGTCGGCCTCGATTCTTCAGCAGAATTCACATCCGCTTGCTGACGCGGAGATGTCATTGGAAGGCACTGCGCCCATTCGAAGTTGGCATACGGCACGGTAACCTCTACTCGCGAGGGAGCGTAAACGTTTGGTCAATATCAACGTCCCAAGAGTCGGGGATGCTAGCGTGGAGCTTTACGGCAATGGTGACAGACTCGCGACTCAATGAGATGATTTTAATGCTTCCACTGGAATCTGGGTCGTCGCAGGCCATGCAGTCTTTGAGGGGACTGCCAACGTAGAACGCAACAAATTCGCATGGCTGCAAGAATCCCAACCGATCGAATTTGCCGACGTGTTCAAGGTGTCGCCCGGATGCTGCGGGGACCAAGTCAAAAACATCGTCAGAATCGATGTCATTAGGGAGCTGAATGCCAACCTCGTAGTACCATCCGCCGGTCGTACCAAGATGGTCTTCTCCTTCCCGAAGCGTAATGTAATGCCCGTCGCTCCGAACTTGTCCGCGGAGCTGAAGTCCGCCTTGGTAACACTTGTCAACAACACCGACGGAATGGTCGTGCCAATGAAACTCGTCGGTTGAAGCGATCACCTGCTCGGCGGGCCAGTAGAGCCAGACCGCAGCAGAAATACTCGACAACGAAACAACGAGAAGTAGGGTCCGAATTGAGAACTGCAGCATCTATTCGCAATCCTAACGGCAGCCATTGTTCAGGACGCGTGGGCGACGCTCTACCGCTGATCGGCGTGTCCCATGTGCGTAGTGGATACTATTCTTGTCTGCTTCGTTGCCTGCGTAGACCCGAAACCATGATGCCCAAACCGACCGATCCGGAACTGGCCAGACCGATCATCGTCATCGCGAAACCCCGCGAACGGAATCCCGTCGAGACGGCGATTGAAATGGGCAGAAGCATAACTTCACGACCCAGGGTGTGGGACTGCAAAGGCAAAACTGACTCACGAAGTACTGACAGCGCGGCCATTAGGAATGTCCCGCCAAGAATCAATCCGGCAAACACAATCGCGACCAACCGACCGGCTTGATTCTCAACCGGTTTGGGTTTTGGTGTCTCTGGATCGGTCGGTGGGGTGTACGGGTTCATGGCACGCCTCAGTCTATCACAGCGCAGCCCTCTGTATAACAAACCCGTGAAAGCTTGTTTTGACAACAAAGATTAAGCGCTCAATTCGAGGAGTTCGGTGTCGCGAAGTTTCAGAGCCGTCGTCATAAGTTTCTGCCCTTTTTGTGTTATTCGATAGTAGAACGTGCCTGAAACTTTTCGGATCAATCCGTGTGCGCGAAGCAACCGTAGCAACCGAGTGATACGCCCAGCCGCCCGCTTCCGCTCTTTGTCATTACGATTGACATGTGGAAAGAGCCTTGACCGTAGGTCTTTATTGCGGAACCCTTGCAAGAGGAACGTCCCTTCCTGCAGAACCGAGAACATGCGAACTTCGTCCGGTTCGATCGGGCGTAGCCCCCGATATGGTCGTCCCTGACGGAAAATCCGGCGACTTACTGGATCAAGTATCTTGTGCGCGGGAGATGATTCTCCTACGACAGCGAGTGCCTCAAGATAGCGCTCATTCGCGGCGTGACATATTTCCACACGCCGTGCAACGTCGGCGACGCTCTTTCGCATCGGAAACCATGCAACAACAACTTCGCCGCCACGGGTCGCTTTTCTTCGAACGTTGAAGCGTCTCGGATTGTTAATCGTGGTTTCGATTCTCAGTACGCTGCCCGCCTTGTCGTACATTTTGATCGAGTTCTCATCGACCCAGTGTTTTATCCTTACTCCTTCCACACGATGCTTCACATCGCTTGTCACTTCCCCGTTGAAATCACGATGAAAGCGACGGCCCATAAATCGCATCACATCGCGACAGCCGAAGTGCTGAACTGCATGATTGACAAGAGCAGGGTAGATCGCATTAAGTGAAGCCTCATTCGCAAACATCACATCAGTCGCGTATTCACTTTCGCGCATGGTCCAGTAATACGCGGGGAACTTCAGCTGACTTTTCAGTTTGAGCCAGGGATTGAACCGACGGGCCAACGCATTCAGGAACTGTACCCAGTTTCGCTTGTGAAGATCGTCAATCATCTGCTGGGCCTTGGCAAGGTCATCAATATGGGTAAAGCAATTGCCCTGTTTGTTGTAGCCGATGCCAGCCTTATCCAGTCGACCTGCAAGGTATTCACGCCCGTTCAAACAAACCTGGATAGTCATGGGAAGCCAAGTCTGAAGTCGGACGTGCATCAGGCCAAATTCCCGGTCGACGAAGTAGAAATAGAGGAACAAGCATTTCCTTCGGGCATGCGCCAATTCAAGACGTTTTCCTTTCGGATCTTTATGAAGCTCGTAGGTTTGGCACGATTCCACACATGACAAAACGCAAACTAATCCTTGCTGAATGGAGTCTTGCTCCATGATGCTTCGCGCGCAGTCTTCTTTGGAAATGGATGAAGACGTTAAGTATCGGAACGGCCGGCCATGCGCTTCAGCGTATTCAGCGGCGTGTTCCTTGATTCTGTCTGAGATGCGTTGGACGAAACCGCCGAAATGTTTGTAGAGGACGCCATGTACGTTCAAATACTTATCCATCCCGTCCAAGTAACTCAACGCACGTATGGTCCCACGAAAAAGGATCCGGTCGAATCCCGACAAAACACCGATGATGCGTTGATCGTGTCGTTCGATGAATCGTTCCATGTCACCCTCCCAGCGTAAAACGCCAACCATGTAAATAGCAAGGATTGCGGAAGGTGCCGCAGATTGCAACCATTTGGCCGCTCCTTGAACACCCGAGCAATGCCTGGGAAAATCCCCCGGCATTCTGAACGGTCATGGAGGCCGGATCGTTTGGTTGCGGCCGAAGGCTGCGACGTGCCAACATGCGTGAGACAACTTTGAGTTTTTCAGAGTTGAGGGCACGGAGCATTTTGCATGACCGAGAACGCTGACAAAAAAGTTGAGAAAAATCCTGAGGTGACTGAGAAAGCGAGCCGTCGTCGCTTTACTGCCGAGTACAAACGCCGCATCGCGCTCGAGGCCGAACGGTGTACCGAGCCTGGTGAAATCGGAGCCCTGCTGCGACGCGAAGGGCTTTACTCGTCAGTGGTAGGACGCTGGCGTCGTCAACTTCGGGAAGAACCATTGTCATCATCGAAAAAATCCAATCGAGCAGCATCACCCAAAAAGGCGTCAGCGGCAAAGGAACTCGCTGATCTGAGGCGTGAGAATGAACGCTTGAAAGAGAAACTCCGTCAGGCGGAGTTGATCATTGACGTCCAAAAAAAAGTCTCGGAGATGATGCAGACGCGATCACCCGAGAAGACAGACTGAAAGCAGCCGAAGGGCTTAGCAAACGCGTCGGCGTCGCCGCCGCGTGTCGGGCACTGAACGTTTCCAGAGCGACGTTTTACCGTCGTCGTGATCCCGATCGGCCATCGAGCCCGAGGCCTGCACCTGCTCGAACGCTATCAGCGGATGAACGAAAGGCGGTGCTTGATCAACTCGTCAGTGAACGTTTCGCTGATCAGTCACCGCGGCAGGTCTATTCGAAGTTGCTTGATGAAGGCGATTACCTGTGCAGCGTGCGAACGATGTATCGGATCCTCGCCGAGAACCAGAGTTCTCGCGAGCGGCGGAATCAACTGAAACACCCCAACTATCAAAAGCCGGAACTGTTGGCGAGCGGACCCAATGAGGTTTGGTCTTGGGACATCACCAAGCTGAAGGGTCCCGAAACATGGACCTATTATTACCTTTACGTCATCCTGGACATCTACAGTCGCTGCGTCGTCGGCTGGATGCTGGCGCATCGTGAAGCCGCCGATCTGGCCACCCAGCTCATTGAAACGACGATTGAAAAACAAGGCGTCCAATCCGACCAATTGATCCTTCACAGCGACCGTGAGCCTTCGATGACATCCCATTCCGTGGCCGAATTACTCACTTCGCTGGGCGTCACAAAGTCACACAGCCGCCCCCACGTTTCCAACGACAACCCGTTCTCGGAAAGCCAATTTAAAACGATGAAGTATCGTCCTGAATTCCCAAAGCGATTTGGGTGCTATGAAGATGCACTTGGGTTCTGCCGAGACTTTTTCAGCTGGTACAACGACGAACATTACCACAGCGGCATCGGCCTACTCACACCATCATCGTTACACTACGGACAAGCCGAAGAAATCCTTGCACAGCGACAGGAAACGCTTCGAGAGGCGTGGCAAAAGAATCCTGAGCGATTCGTGGGCGGCGTCCCAACTCCTGCGAGTCTTCCCAAGGCCGTCTGGATCAACGCTCCAAAACGGGAAAGAGAAAGAAAAATCGGAGCCCCTGAAGCGAATTGCCCCGGAGCTCCATAAGAGACGTCATTGACGCACCCTCGATCCGGCTATCCCTTGGACGGTTGCGTCCCCGCAGAGCCATCTTCCGTTTCACCGGACGAATCGACGATACCACAAGAACCATCATTGAACACCCGAGCCATGCCTAAAAAAATCCCGGGGGTTCGGGGGCTGGCCCCCGAGTACGCTGGGCTGCCCTGCTAACAAGTATCCAAAAGTTGTCTCAATGTCGTTGACACATTCCGATGCCAGCCAGTTTGCTGGCAATGCCGACACGTTTGGTCAGTTGACTGGAGAGGGCCGTAACGGTGTCAAATGGGTGCCAGTGGGAACAGTGAACGGGCGTCGCATGGATCGAAAAACTGACCCGAGGGCATTGGCAGGGAATCGGCTTTCACCGGTGTGGTAAACAGCCCCGTGCTCAACGGGACCGATAGGACGTGCGGGGCCCATCGGTCCTGTGTGTCCGATCGGTCCCCTTGGGCGATCAACACCGGGAATCGTCTTGCCCCCATTGTTTTGCCACTTGCGATCCTTCGCCCCGCGCACAAAAAAAGCCGTTTCTCTTGTCAGAGAAACGGCATATAGGGCTGACAGGAGTCGAACCTGCACTTCCGAAGAAACTGGAACCTAAATCCAGCGCGTCTGCCAGTTCCGCCACAGCCCCGCGGGTTGTTTTTCCGTTGGACGTTGCGTCGCCAGTGGCTCACCGTCGTCCTGCCGAAACGCAGCCGATCGTAGGGTGGATCGGATCGGCGGGCGCTCGGGGGAATCGGCCGGTGAGGGTGTTGGCGACGACTGCTCGGTTTCCCGGTGACCGGGAACCGCGGCTCAGGAAACGGTTGCGTCTTCGGCGGCGGTCGGGACGACCCAAACCTTCAAGCTGGCTTCGACTTCGCTGTGCAGGTGGACTCGGACGGTGTACAGACCGAGTTCGCGGAGCGGGCCATCCAGGCGGATTTGGTCGTTGGCCAAGCTGAAGCCGGCTTCTTTGAGGGCCGCGGTGATTTCGTGCGGGCCGACGCTGCCGTACAAGTGGCCTTCGTCGTTCGCGTTGGCTTCGATCGTGATCGATTGCTTGCCGAGTTCGTCGGCCAAATCGCGGTAGCTTTTCAGCTTTTCCAGTTCGATCGCACGCAGCTTTTCACGGTGTTTTTCGACCATCCGTTTGTGGTGGTCGGTCGCGATGGTCGCCATGCCTTGGGGCAGCAGGTAGTTGCGTGCGTAACCCGGTTTGACTTCGACGATATCGCCTTGCTTGCCGAGGTGTTCGACGTTGTGAATCAACAGAAGCTGGATCCCACCGTGGTCGCCTTTGGGCAATCGTTTGTAGGGTCGTTTAAAGGTTCGGCCGTTGCGTGACATCGTTGTGCTCTGGCGGGAGGTTGGATTGGTGGTTGCAAATGAAAACAAGACGAACCGGGGCGTCATTGCCGGGGCCGTCCACGATAACGGTGTGTTGATTAAAACGGAATGTCGGGGTCGTCGTATCCGGTCCCCCTTCCGGTCGGCTGGGCATCGCGTGCGCCCGAGTCGGCGGAATAATCGTCCGCGCCCTGGGAGTTGTAGCCGCCGTGATTCTCGGCGGTCTGTCCGCTCCCGCCGCGTTGGCTGGAATGGTGCTCGGAGCCGCCGCCGGAACGTCCGCCGAGCATTTGCATCTTTTCACAGATCACGCGCAACTTGCTTCGCTTCTGTCCGTCGGTCTCCCAGCGATCGAGCTTCAATCGCCCTTCGATCAGGACCGGCGAGCCCTTGGACAGGTATTCGCTGGCGACTTCTGCATTTCGCCCCCACAGCGTGACATCGACGAATGTGGCTTCGTCGACCCATTCCCCGCTGGCGGTCTTGCGTCGATCGTTGACCGCGACGGTCACGTCGGAAACGGCTTGGCCGCTGGGGATGTAACGCAATTCGATATCGCGCGTCAAATTCCCAACCAGAATGACGCGGTTGTAGCTGGCCATCGTTGTCCTGTGAGTTGCTGGGAATGTGGGGAAAACAAAAAACGTGGTTGCCTGGCTGGGGAGTCCCGCTTGCTCAGGAATCCGAATCGTCGTCGCTATCGCTGTCGCTGCTATCGCTGGCCGCTTCGGCCTCGGCGTCTTTGCTGGCGACCGGGGATGCACCACGGGCGTTGGCCAAGATCGGCTCGACCAACCGCGGGTCCAGCTTCAGCGTCATCTGACGCAGCACCGGCTCGCAGAGGTGGAACGCGCGATCCAGCTTGGGGACTTCGCTGCCTTCCATTTCGAAGTAGGTCAACCAATAGGTGCCTTTTTGGTGGCCGTCGATCGGATAAGCGAGCTTTTGCTCCATCCACAGACGATTGACTTCGACTTTTCCGCCGGCTTCGGTGATCAGGTCTTCGATCTGCTTGCTCACTCCGCCGGGGTCACGGGCGTAGTGGTTGCTGTCGAGGATGCACAGTGTTTCGTAAGTGTTTTTGGCCACGACTGTTTCTTTTCTACTTTGCTACGTTTGGCTTCAGCTCGATCGGCCGGCGGCGAATCGGACTGTCGCGGGTGTGAAACGGGAACGATTGATTGAACGTTGGTTTACTGTCGACCGACCGATCGCGGATCGCCCTGGGGCTGATCGGAGGGTTTTCGTTGATTCGGTTTTGAGCCAGCGTCCGGGTCGCCGTTAAACTGGCTCATCGTGCGATCGACGCCGTCGGTGACAAAGCTGATCACAGCTTTGGCCGCGCGGGTGGTCGCCGCATCGATTGTATCGCATTCGCTCTTGGAGAATTTCCCCAAGACATAATCGGTCACCGTCCAACCTTCGGGAGGCCGTCCGATTCCGACGCGAAGCCGCGGAAACGACTCCGAACCGAGATGCCGGATAATATCCTTGATCCCGTTTTGGCCACCGGCACTGCCCGATGGCTTGATCCTGATCCGGCCGTTGTCGAGATTGAGATCATCGCAAACGACCAGGATATCGCTTAACTGCAACTTATAAAAGTCGAACGCCTTGCGGACGCTCTGCCCGCTGGCGTTCATGTACGTGTGGGGACAAAGGATGACCACCTTTTCCCCGTCGACCGAAGACTCCGCGAGTTCGCCTTCGAATTTAATTTTCGGGGCACCGGCATGGGTCAGCACGGCAAACTTTTCGGCCACCGTGAAACCGACATTGTGTCGTGTTTGTTCGTATTTCCGGCCGGGGTTGCCCAGCCCAACGATTAACTTCATCGCAATGTCGAAGGATCCATGGCCGATCGGCCTGGCGAGTCAATCCGCGGCAGCGGCGGACTACTCCGCTTCGCCCTCTTCCTCGGTTTCGTCTTCGGTGAGGCCCTTGGGTTTTTCCACATGGTAAACCACGGTTTCGACGGGCGTGACCAGAACGACGTTGTCGGGCAGTGACAAGTCCCCGGCCGTGCGGTTTTCACCCAGGGCGACGCTGGCCACGTTGAGCGGCAGGAAATCGGGGATGGCGACCGCTGGGCACTCGACTTCGACTTCGTGAGCGTTTTCGATCGCGATTCCGCCTTGCTTTCCGCCGGCCGGTTCGCCTTTGAATCGAATCGGCACCGTCACGGTGACCTTTTCGTTCATGTCGACCCGCTGCAAGTCGATGTGCAGCACCTCAATCCCCAACGGATCGAATTGCAGATCGCTGACCAAAGCCGTCTCGCTGACGGCACCTTGCAGCTCGACGATCTTGCTGTGATGTCGCAAAATCGATTCGACCGTCTTTTGCGAAATCGACAAATGCTCGTTGCTTTGCTTGTGCCCGTACAAAACGGCCGGGACGGAGCCGGCCTTTCGCAACCGGCGTGATGCGGCCGTTCCTAGGCTGCCCTCACGTTTTTGGACCTGTACCACTTCCGCCATTGCGGATCACCCTGACGTCGTTAATTTCTTGTGTTTTGTTCCCTCAAACGCCACCAAAATCGATGTTTGGGGTGCGTTTGGCACGCCGATACGTTTACGGCGAAGCGGGTAAGTATGTCAGGGCCGGAGATCTCTGCAAGCCCAAACAAGCGGCCGAAGACAACCTGGGGGTGATCTCGACGCCTCTTCGCCGCGATTTTGCTGCGATTTCATTGAAATCCGCACGCTTGCCGCCTCTCGCGTCTCGCCGATCGCTGCCGTAGGATGCCGCTGGCGTCGGGTGCTCGCCGCGGTCGACCCGAAATCGAACCAATTTCGGCCCGGCTCGGCGGTGACTTGATCGACAGGATGAAAGCGCCCTCCCCTCGCTGCGCTCGACCCTCACAGGGGGAGGGTGGACTTGGAAAACCCGACCCTCCCAGGGGGCGGCCTGATGAAAAGTAGGTGGCGTCGAAAACTGGTGAACCGGCAACGATTGAAAATTGCAAAATGAACAGTGCAAATTGCGAAATGATTTGAGCGACGATTCTCGGCAAATTTGCATTTTGCAATGAACAGTTTGCAATTTGCAATCGAGGGATCCAGCAGGATCGCTGAACGCCCCCGAACCTACCCAACGTTCCGGGTTCCATTGATTTCCGCCAGGCCTCCCAGAGGGAGGGTGGCTTTGAAAAACTGACCTCTCACCCTGTTGCTTTGCCGTCATCCATGTCGTTTGTCCCCGAATCCAGCGGCCCGCACCAAGGCCTGGTCACGTTCCTTGGCACCGGGACGAGCGTCGGCGTCCCCGCGATCGGATGCGATTGCGCGGTCTGCCAAAGCAGCGACGCGCGGAACAATCGCACCCGCTGTGCGATCACGGTCCGGTTGCCCGGTGGCACGGTGCTGATCGATACCCCGCCGGATCTGAGAGTCCAATTGATTCGCGAGCGGATTCGCGTGGTGCATGCGGTCGTCTACACCCACGAACATGCCGACCACATTTTTGGGCTGGATGATTTGCGGTTGATGCCCTTTCGACTCGGTCATGCCGTCCCGCTGTACTGCACCGAGGCCGTTGAATCAAACATCCGGCGGGCCTTCGCCTACGCCTTTGCCGACCGCGAAGACACGCACCCCGGAGCGACGCCCAAGCTGTCGCTGCACCGAATCGATCACGCCCCGTTTGAGGTGCTGGGGACCGAGTTCATCCCGATCCCGATGAAGCACGGACCGCACTTCAATGTGCTGGGGTTTCGGATCGGCGACTTTGCCTACTGCACCGACACCAACTTGATCCCCCCGGCATCGATCGAGCGGCTCAAAGGCGTGAAAACCCTGGTCGTCGGCGCCCTCCGCATGGAGCCCCACCCGACGCATTTCAATCTTGAGGAGGCGATCGAGGTGTCGCGTGCCGTCGGTGCCCAACGGACGCTGCTGACCCACACCGGCCACCAACTCGATTACCAGAAAACCTGTGACTGGCTGCCCGACGGCATCGATATGGCTTATGACGGGTTGCAGGTCGGGATTCGGGTTTAGAGGGTTGGGAGTTGGGAGTTGGGAGTTGGGAGTTGGGAGTTGGGAGTTGGGAGTTGGGAGTTGGGAGTTGGGGAGGTGACAGAAAAATGGGGGGGCAGAAAAATGTAGGCAGTAGGCAGTTCGAAAAACCTGAAACCTGAAACTCATTCTTACGGGCACATGGGCGGCTTGAGTTCCTTTATACTTCGCGGCGGTTGAGGATTTGTTCTATTTGCTGTCTTTCTTGAGGTCTCGATGTCGTCGCTTTCGGACACACAACGCTCCAACGCCCGCTTGGGGCT containing:
- the rpsF gene encoding 30S ribosomal protein S6, which produces MAKNTYETLCILDSNHYARDPGGVSKQIEDLITEAGGKVEVNRLWMEQKLAYPIDGHQKGTYWLTYFEMEGSEVPKLDRAFHLCEPVLRQMTLKLDPRLVEPILANARGASPVASKDAEAEAASDSSDSDSDDDSDS
- a CDS encoding IS3 family transposase (programmed frameshift) — its product is MTENADKKVEKNPEVTEKASRRRFTAEYKRRIALEAERCTEPGEIGALLRREGLYSSVVGRWRRQLREEPLSSSKKSNRAASPKKASAAKELADLRRENERLKEKLRQAELIIDVQKKGLGDDADAITREDRLKAAEGLSKRVGVAAACRALNVSRATFYRRRDPDRPSSPRPAPARTLSADERKAVLDQLVSERFADQSPRQVYSKLLDEGDYLCSVRTMYRILAENQSSRERRNQLKHPNYQKPELLASGPNEVWSWDITKLKGPETWTYYYLYVILDIYSRCVVGWMLAHREAADLATQLIETTIEKQGVQSDQLILHSDREPSMTSHSVAELLTSLGVTKSHSRPHVSNDNPFSESQFKTMKYRPEFPKRFGCYEDALGFCRDFFSWYNDEHYHSGIGLLTPSSLHYGQAEEILAQRQETLREAWQKNPERFVGGVPTPASLPKAVWINAPKRERERKIGAPEANCPGAP
- the ssb gene encoding single-stranded DNA-binding protein, translated to MASYNRVILVGNLTRDIELRYIPSGQAVSDVTVAVNDRRKTASGEWVDEATFVDVTLWGRNAEVASEYLSKGSPVLIEGRLKLDRWETDGQKRSKLRVICEKMQMLGGRSGGGSEHHSSQRGGSGQTAENHGGYNSQGADDYSADSGARDAQPTGRGTGYDDPDIPF
- a CDS encoding MBL fold metallo-hydrolase, with protein sequence MSFVPESSGPHQGLVTFLGTGTSVGVPAIGCDCAVCQSSDARNNRTRCAITVRLPGGTVLIDTPPDLRVQLIRERIRVVHAVVYTHEHADHIFGLDDLRLMPFRLGHAVPLYCTEAVESNIRRAFAYAFADREDTHPGATPKLSLHRIDHAPFEVLGTEFIPIPMKHGPHFNVLGFRIGDFAYCTDTNLIPPASIERLKGVKTLVVGALRMEPHPTHFNLEEAIEVSRAVGAQRTLLTHTGHQLDYQKTCDWLPDGIDMAYDGLQVGIRV
- a CDS encoding TIGR03067 domain-containing protein, encoding MRLICLFVAAGLLATAALSMDADESQLETMVLQKLQGNWKAEKWIIHGKDTSEGRDNRSYRIENRKIVFVADDEEVGHATFEIDVSDKPYKIDVTYVGGPRDGQTLPGIFRFDDEHFINCFPYPGDPRPTSFESTAANRYFLSIDRKKAD
- the pth gene encoding aminoacyl-tRNA hydrolase encodes the protein MKLIVGLGNPGRKYEQTRHNVGFTVAEKFAVLTHAGAPKIKFEGELAESSVDGEKVVILCPHTYMNASGQSVRKAFDFYKLQLSDILVVCDDLNLDNGRIRIKPSGSAGGQNGIKDIIRHLGSESFPRLRVGIGRPPEGWTVTDYVLGKFSKSECDTIDAATTRAAKAVISFVTDGVDRTMSQFNGDPDAGSKPNQRKPSDQPQGDPRSVGRQ
- a CDS encoding 50S ribosomal protein L25, which translates into the protein MAEVVQVQKREGSLGTAASRRLRKAGSVPAVLYGHKQSNEHLSISQKTVESILRHHSKIVELQGAVSETALVSDLQFDPLGIEVLHIDLQRVDMNEKVTVTVPIRFKGEPAGGKQGGIAIENAHEVEVECPAVAIPDFLPLNVASVALGENRTAGDLSLPDNVVLVTPVETVVYHVEKPKGLTEDETEEEGEAE
- the rplI gene encoding 50S ribosomal protein L9, translated to MSRNGRTFKRPYKRLPKGDHGGIQLLLIHNVEHLGKQGDIVEVKPGYARNYLLPQGMATIATDHHKRMVEKHREKLRAIELEKLKSYRDLADELGKQSITIEANANDEGHLYGSVGPHEITAALKEAGFSLANDQIRLDGPLRELGLYTVRVHLHSEVEASLKVWVVPTAAEDATVS